The DNA window GGAGAGAGAATTTGACGTAGCAATAATCGGAGCTGGACCAGCAGGACTGACCGCTGCAATATATGCTACAAGGTACGGTCTGAAGACGGTTGTCTTCGAAACTGTGGAAGCTTCTCAGCTTTCGTTAGCTCCGAAAATAGAGAATTACCCGGGATTTGAAGGATCCGGATTTGAATTGCTTGAAAGAATCAAAAGGCAGGCTTTAAAGTTTGGAGCCGTGCACAAGTTCGAGCACGTGGAGAGGCTTAGAAAAGACGGTGACTACTTCGTCGTAAAAACCGACATGGCTGAGTATAAAGCGAAAGCTTTGATAATTGCTACCGGAGGAAAGCACAAAGAACTCGGAGTTCCTGGAGAAAAAGAATTCGTCGGGAAGGGTGTTAGCTACTGCGCCACTTGCGACGGAAACTTCTTTAGAGGGAAAAGAGTTGCCGTCGTCGGTGGAGGAAATACGGCTGTGACCGATGCGATTTACCTCCACGAAATTGGTTGCGATGTCGTTTTGATCCACAGAAGAGACGAGTTGAGGGCTGAAAAAGCTTTACAAGAGGAACTTTTCAAAAGGAACATCCCAGTAATATGGGACACGGTCGTTCTCAGAATAGAGGGTAACGAGAAGGTCGAAAGGCTCGTCCTCCTCAACAGAAAAACGAATGAAGAGAGCGTTTTAGAAGTGGACGGAGTTTTCATAGCAGTAGGAATCGTGCCAGCGACAGATATAGTCATGGATCTCGGAGTAGAAAGGGATGCTGCCGGTTACATCAAAGTTGACAAAAGGCAGAGAACAAACGTTCCCGGTGTTTTTGCCGCTGGCGACTGTTGCGACAATCCTCTAAAACAAGTTGTCACAGCATGTGCCGACGGAGCTATAGCGGCGAACTCGGCTTTTGAGTACATCAAAATGATGCAACTTTAAATTTTTTTGAAACTAAAAAAGTTAAATGGCTTGAAAACCTAATAACTTTAGCCGCTGTGATGATTACTCCCGCTGCTGACACGTGATGATTATTGCGCTATCTGAGCGGCTACCATTCTATGCTTATCGCGTTGTTCGGACAGGCTCTCGTGCACGCGCCGCACTCCATGCAGAGGTCTTCGTTTACCTTAGCCACACCGCCGTCGAGATATATGGCTCCTCCCTTCTCGCTGCAAACTTCCACGCAGGCTCCGCATCCATCGCACTTTGAAGCGTCAATTACGGCAGGCATAATAAAAGCTTACACAACTTGAAATTAAAATTCGAGGGCTTTTTCGGTTTTTACTCAAACGCTCACACCCGATAACCTTTAAATCTTATCTCACGAATATCCTCTGTCGATGATGACGAGCGCGGGTGCTGAAAAGTGATGAAGAGCTGACGGTCTGAGACGTTACAATAAAAAATTCCCTGAGTGAAAAACTAAAAAAGAGTTAAAATCATGGTCTGTAGCTTTTCGGCATTCCGAGAACGTGCTCTCCTATGTAGGCGAGCGCCATCTGCTGCGTTACGGGAGCGAGCCTTATCAGGTTTATCTCTCTCCACCACCTTTCGACATCGTATTCTTTAGTGTATCCGTAGCCTCCGAAGGTTTGCATAGCCCAGTAAACAGCTCTAATTCCTGCCTCTACTGCCACAACCTTAGCCATGTTGGCAGCGTCACCAACTTCTCTGTAAGAAGCGTTGTTGTCGAACAGCCAAGCAGCTTTCAGGTTCATCAGTTTTGCACACTCCAGCGTGGCGTAAGCCTCAGCCAAGGGGAACTGCAATCCCTGGTAGCTTCCGATCGGATCCTGAAAGACCTTCCTCTGCTTGGAATACTCCACAGCCTTGCTAACAGCCAATCTCGCTATGCCTATTGCCGCAGCTGCGAAACTCATCCTCTCAGGATTCAGCGTGTCGAGAATTAGGTACCACCCCTCGTCTTGCGGAGGAATTAAAGCATTTTCCGGCAATCTCAAATTATTGAAGCTGACTTCACAGGTTTTTGAATAGTTTATTCCGTGTTTTGGTATGGGGTTTATCTTTACCGCTGGATTTGGCAAGTCAGCTAAGAACAAACTTATTCCGTAAGTTCTCTTCGGAGCCTCCTCTCTTGGAGTCGTTCTTGCGATTATAAGCATTCCCTTCGCCCTGTCAGCTCCGCTTATGAATATCTTGTTGCCGTTTATCACCCACTCGTCTCCGTCTTTAACTGCCCTCGTCCTTATGTTGAGGGTGTTCGTTCCAGCGTCGGGCTCAGTCAGAGCCATGCAGAACTCAAGCTTGCCTTTAGCGATCTTCGGAAGGTACTTTTCCTTTTGCTCTTCAGTTCCGTGCCTCACAATCGTCAAAGCCCCAAAGACCTCGGTAAGAACGAGATACCACACTCCCCCCATTCCGCAGCCGTTGGCGGCTAACTCCTCCATCGCTATAAGCAGTTCTGTCATTCCGTACCCGGAGCCCCCGTACTCTTCGGGGATTACTATTCCTACGAAACCGGCATCGCTTATAGCCTTCCAGAACTCCTCGGCAAACTCTCCCTTCTCGTCCTTTTCCCTCCAGTATTCGGGAGGAAAATCTTTAGCGATATCTCTTGCAGCCTCTGCTATCATCTTCTGATCTTCCGTCAGTTTAAAGTCCAAATCAATCACCTCCAAAAAATAGAAAATTAGGCTGGTTTGAAGTAAAGAATGTCCGTAATCTTTCCTTCTCTCTCTTCCTTCGGCTTTAGAACCGGTTTGACTTTCATTCCAACGCAAACGTCTTCGGGATTCACTTCTCCGAGCAGGTGAATTATTCTTCCGTTTGTTCCGTCCATCTCTATGAGAGCGTAGATTTCCGGTTTTTCGAGCTTCTCTCCGTTTTTATCGTAGTACGCCACAGCAAAAGCCGCAACGCATCCCTCTCCGCTCACTTCCACGTATTCCGTCTCGCTAAAGTCGAACTCGCAGTAGATCCTCGGAGGGAAGAATACGTGCCCGCATTTTTTACATTTGGCGGCTGTAAACTTCCCCTCATCCCTCAGCTTTTTGAAAAAGTAATCTCCAGCTTCTCCGCTCGTGTAAACCCAGTAAAGCTCTATCTTACCTTCCACGTGCTTCAGCTCTCGAGGATCGATAATTTTTTCGGTAAAAACCATTCACATCACCCCTCTATCGGCTTCCAGTACTTTATATCCGTTATCGCTCCCTCCCTCTCCTCTTCGGGCTTCCAGACCGCCTTTACTTTCATTCCGATGTAAACCTTGTCCGGCTCGACCTCGCCGAGTTTATGTAGAATTCCCATGTGTGGAGAGGCTCCGTCTATAGCTATAACTGCCACAATTTCCGGCTCTTCTAAAGGTCTCGCGTCTGGATCGATGTAGGAGATCGAGAAGGTCTCAACAACTCCGGTGTCTTTAAGCTCGACCCACTCGTTTATAGGTTTGAAACAAAGCTCGCAGAATTCCCTTGGAGGAACCATAACCCTTCCGCACTTGTTGCACTTTACTCCGAGAATCTTTCCCTCCTTCAACCCCTTGAGGAACTTGCTGATAGCCTGTCCGGCTGTAAAGGAATAGCGAATGTCAGGGTGATCTTCCACGTACGTTATCGTCTTCTTCTCGAAATCCTCCGCTTCGAGCTCTCTCCCCTTAACGTAAGGAGGACAGCTAATATCCTTCTTACCTACCGCCAACTCCATCACCTCTTGTTTGATAAAACCATAACGGTTCCAACCTGCATCAAATCTCCCCAAGCCTGAGCGACTCCCGTTGTGACTTCCTTCGGAACCTGCCTCTTTCCAGCTCTGTAGGCGAGCTGCCAGTAGATTTCCGCTACTTTAACTCCCATTGTCGCAGCTATCGGGTTTCCTACTCCAAGCAGTCCTCCAGATGGGCAAACAGGAAGATCACCGTCTCTTGCCGTGACTCCCTCTCTCGTTAAGATGGGTGCCTCACCCTTCTTAGCCAAGCCTAACCCTTCCATGTGGTGCAACTCCTTGTAATCGAAGGGATCGTAGGGCTCAGCCACGTCGATTTCCTTCCTCGGATCGGTTATGTGAGCCATCTTGTAAGCCATTTTCGCAGCCTCAGCCACGTACCTCGGGAAGTAGAGGTCTCTGTTCGTCCACCACGTTGTGTCCAAACTCCAGCCAACTCCTGCCACCCAAACCGGCTCGTCCGTGAGTTGTCTCGCTATGTGGGGAGCGACCATTATCAAAGCAGACGCTCCGTCGCTCGGCGGAGAAACGTCGAGTCTTCTCACCGGCAAAGCCATCGGCTCGCTGTTGAGTACGTCTTCAACGGTTATCTTGGCTGCAAGCTGTGCAGCCGGATGGTCTAAAGCGTTTGCCTTGTTCTTTACGGAAACGAGAGCTATATCTTCATGCTTTATGTTGTGGACGTGCATGTACCTCCTCATTTCCAGAGCGAATATCCAGATGAGGTTCGGTTTTAGCGGACGATCGAGAATTGGATCCCAGATGTACTTGAAAGCCGACTGCGGATGCGGATGGGAAGAGCTCATCTTCTCTTCGGTAACAACCAAGCAAACGTCGGCAAGACCGCTTGCAACGTGCCAGTAGCCGGCGATAGGAGCGAATACTCCAGTGCCTCCTCCTACGAAAACTCTCATGTATGGCTTGTTGCTTCCTCCAGCTCCGTCGAGCAGGTATTCTCCCTTCATGTGCACACCGTCAAAGGCATCTGGAGCTGAACCCATTACAACCATGTCTATGTCGCTGATGTCCAA is part of the Ferroglobus placidus DSM 10642 genome and encodes:
- the trxB gene encoding thioredoxin-disulfide reductase; the protein is MEAILDIEGEKSEEREFDVAIIGAGPAGLTAAIYATRYGLKTVVFETVEASQLSLAPKIENYPGFEGSGFELLERIKRQALKFGAVHKFEHVERLRKDGDYFVVKTDMAEYKAKALIIATGGKHKELGVPGEKEFVGKGVSYCATCDGNFFRGKRVAVVGGGNTAVTDAIYLHEIGCDVVLIHRRDELRAEKALQEELFKRNIPVIWDTVVLRIEGNEKVERLVLLNRKTNEESVLEVDGVFIAVGIVPATDIVMDLGVERDAAGYIKVDKRQRTNVPGVFAAGDCCDNPLKQVVTACADGAIAANSAFEYIKMMQL
- a CDS encoding 4Fe-4S binding protein, whose protein sequence is MPAVIDASKCDGCGACVEVCSEKGGAIYLDGGVAKVNEDLCMECGACTRACPNNAISIEW
- a CDS encoding acyl-CoA dehydrogenase family protein; the encoded protein is MDFKLTEDQKMIAEAARDIAKDFPPEYWREKDEKGEFAEEFWKAISDAGFVGIVIPEEYGGSGYGMTELLIAMEELAANGCGMGGVWYLVLTEVFGALTIVRHGTEEQKEKYLPKIAKGKLEFCMALTEPDAGTNTLNIRTRAVKDGDEWVINGNKIFISGADRAKGMLIIARTTPREEAPKRTYGISLFLADLPNPAVKINPIPKHGINYSKTCEVSFNNLRLPENALIPPQDEGWYLILDTLNPERMSFAAAAIGIARLAVSKAVEYSKQRKVFQDPIGSYQGLQFPLAEAYATLECAKLMNLKAAWLFDNNASYREVGDAANMAKVVAVEAGIRAVYWAMQTFGGYGYTKEYDVERWWREINLIRLAPVTQQMALAYIGEHVLGMPKSYRP
- a CDS encoding Zn-ribbon domain-containing OB-fold protein gives rise to the protein MVFTEKIIDPRELKHVEGKIELYWVYTSGEAGDYFFKKLRDEGKFTAAKCKKCGHVFFPPRIYCEFDFSETEYVEVSGEGCVAAFAVAYYDKNGEKLEKPEIYALIEMDGTNGRIIHLLGEVNPEDVCVGMKVKPVLKPKEEREGKITDILYFKPA
- a CDS encoding Zn-ribbon domain-containing OB-fold protein; protein product: MELAVGKKDISCPPYVKGRELEAEDFEKKTITYVEDHPDIRYSFTAGQAISKFLKGLKEGKILGVKCNKCGRVMVPPREFCELCFKPINEWVELKDTGVVETFSISYIDPDARPLEEPEIVAVIAIDGASPHMGILHKLGEVEPDKVYIGMKVKAVWKPEEEREGAITDIKYWKPIEG
- a CDS encoding thiolase domain-containing protein is translated as MIVEKVKGLKYHKKQDVAIVGAGMTIFRRRLNETGKELSYYAVKQALEEAGLDISDIDMVVMGSAPDAFDGVHMKGEYLLDGAGGSNKPYMRVFVGGGTGVFAPIAGYWHVASGLADVCLVVTEEKMSSSHPHPQSAFKYIWDPILDRPLKPNLIWIFALEMRRYMHVHNIKHEDIALVSVKNKANALDHPAAQLAAKITVEDVLNSEPMALPVRRLDVSPPSDGASALIMVAPHIARQLTDEPVWVAGVGWSLDTTWWTNRDLYFPRYVAEAAKMAYKMAHITDPRKEIDVAEPYDPFDYKELHHMEGLGLAKKGEAPILTREGVTARDGDLPVCPSGGLLGVGNPIAATMGVKVAEIYWQLAYRAGKRQVPKEVTTGVAQAWGDLMQVGTVMVLSNKR